In the genome of Microplitis demolitor isolate Queensland-Clemson2020A chromosome 5, iyMicDemo2.1a, whole genome shotgun sequence, the window TTTACAGTTACGTGATACGGATTCACGTGATCGTAGGTCTTCAGGTCATGAATCAAGCGGTGGATTATCCAGTGGAGGGCCAGGAAATGACAAAGGAGCTCACGGGATTGGCGCGGCAGGGCTGTCTGATTCGACACGTACTATTTCTAGTCAGGAGGAAGAAAAACCATCGAAGGAAGACCGTGAAGCTAAAAAGACACGTGTTAAGCAGAGTCTGATGAAACGCGCACGTTCGGTGGCGATATTTTCccttaaattaaaagaacgaCGGGCCAGAGAGGCTGAGGTTAAGGCCAAAGAGGCTGAGAGAGAAGCAAGATGGCAACAGCCCCAATCTTGCGTCGGGGGTGAATTGTCTTGTATACCCATTGAGAAACTCATATCCGTTGATGATATTGCCGCGATGGAAGGTCGTAGAATGAAccattagtttatttttatcattgattttattttatggttTTGATAAAAGGTGTTAGTTTAGGAATAGCAATAAGGaattttttgagattttttccAAGTGATCCAAGGACTttcatggaatttttttaaatatcatttattttttgacttttcaaaaaaaattatttttatacgatCTAAtaatcactttaaaaaattctagtgTCTAAACTATTggttttacataaaaattgatagatatattttttgtagagaatttaatttcctacaaaattttactcttatatttttctcatattttttatatttcagccgaaattttaatttaaagtaaacttataaaaaattagaataataaaaatttgaatgtctgattcaaaaatcaaaattctacataaattattgaatttacataaaaattgatagggacttttttgtaggaaattaaattctctaaaaatttttactcttataCTTTTCTCATATTTTCTATACTTTGGCTGTAATCAGCGATattcttaatttaaagaataaacttgcctaattaattaattaaaattaaaatttccttGTTCatcaatggaaaaaaattcaaactattcCGGAAATCTATGCAACAATCCCCTAACTAACtggtataaattaatttaaattaatttgctaAGTAGATTATAAAGAGAAACCTAGTATAGATATCAGATTGGACGGAACGACGCACAATGAATCGAGACATCGAGTACGgtaacttaataaataaattaacaaacatGCCTTTGCgccacgaaaaaaaaactaaataaataatttcataacgATCATCATGACCCTCAACAAATCTCCCAGCCCCTCTCAATCAACAACTCATTGTAAATCGTCAATTCAAATCAtcgattgtaataaaaaaaattaaaaaactaaaaaaaaaaaaaacgcgctCGGTATGTGGGGATGTATTTGATGATGAACTAAAAATAGCTGCTAGATAATATAGTTACGGCATATGTAGattacgtaaataaaaaataacgtccagataaatttttgtaaagtaaaaaaaattacagttacaATTACAATAGAAGCTTCGTGATAATTGagcaatgataaaataataaattggtaaaaaataaatgagtgaTGAAGTGGAAATTCATCGTGATTAATTgttgttaaatataattgttgaTGCTGACATTATAAGctgttgaataataattataataataataaatgttaaaaaatgtaatttattttttaaaacttgagttttttaatggaaataattatgtaaataatttatgccgactttttttaagttatcatGATTTTGTAAAACTGACAAGTTATTAGGGTGTGTAAACATTTAGAtgctttattaatttacttgtaatgtaattattaattattgattactttcgtggaaaaaaaaaatgtcaattatttttatttttgttagtaaatttataatgtagTTAAATGCACACATTAATGTTAATGATGCGTGTTTGTTTAGATGTTTTGTATAAAAGAAATGTGAGCTATTgtaatagattaaaaaaagtctctGTGAATATTACtgtcgtttatttattttttgctttccttgattttttatttcaggaaaatatttcaaggattttttttaatgactggTGATATTTAcgacacatatatatatacatacatatacacaatttttctttcttgtttattatataaagcaatttatattaatcagggtcaattattcaaaaataagttaatttttctACGCCTGTCCTGCGTAGGAGAGACGTAAAGCAAGACTATTTATGTTTACCGATTAGTCATCTAGCATTCTTATGATAACTCATCTTTTGTACCTGAAATTCGTACCTTGGATGTCCTCCTACACAGAAAACAAGGATTTCttagcgaaaaaaatttctaatcacctgaaaaaaattttgaattgtcccaagaataaattttttggcgcgaaaaaaaatttttagcgttaaaaaattttgtctagttctaagaaaatttttgacttcaattcataatgcaaaatatttctcgcACCatgaaatcctttttttccaTATACATTTGGGGAATTACTCAGTACTGcgtataattatatttaagatatagaaaatttgaattgaaacgTACTTGACATTGaagtttattcattattattattattatattttatagactagatttatatgttaattaaggtaattaatgtttttgcggataaaagattttttgacggctatgaaaaaaaattatatatatgtatatagtctatgataatatttataaagattttaattgataaaaatatctgaTGACTGACAATATAAGCGGACGCAGTggggaaaataattatgataaagcCGTGAACGTTTGTTGATTGTGACAAGTGAAGTCTTACATAAAACCTGCTGCAAGTTACTTGATCCCACTTGATTTACAGTcctcgtttatttaaataactatataCCCGAGTTCTAACAGTAGCTGTCAAATCACGAGTTACGAGTCACGTGTCTGAATCGCGAGCcgcgatatttttataatttaagttcCAGTGGTGATTTCTTCAAAATCTAGTCATGGACTTGGCAGAAGTAATTAGCAGTAAATTCagtgaagaaaattttaaaaatattttgagcaAAGCGACAAATAACGTCAATGTTTCTTTGACTGGATGGAAATTCGAAGCCGGATCAGCTAAAGGCGACAACTACCTTTCAGTTGTGCATCGCGTGCAGATAGACGGTCTGGCTGACGGTAAAAAAATCCAGACGAAAGTCATCATCAAAACATTGCCACGTAATGTGGCCACACGTAAAACTTTTCGTAGCGCCGAGTTTTTTGAAaacgaaataaatttctacagcaaggtaacattttttaaaattattttatcaacaaatataatttatgaaaatttcggTGGACTTTTAGGTTATTCCTTTGATGAAAGAATTTCTGGAGTCTAAGAATCTGAAGCACTTGCTGCCAGTTCCCCAGTGCTGGGATTTTTATTTCGATGGCGACAATGACTTCATTGTTCTGGAAGATATCACGACCCGAGGATATGGACACGTTGCCAGACAAGATCCATGGAAGCCTCAAGATATCCAGGTGATTTTAAAAACCCTCGGACAATTTCATGGAATATCATTCGCGTTAAAGGATCAGTGTCCTGATGTTTTTGCTAAGATACCCAAAATTCTCAAAGAATGTTTCTATGGAACTGAGGAACATTGGGCGTGGTACGAAGAGTACTATGTAactattcatttaaataattaattaattaattttgtaataaaatttgaaaacctggacatgaaattttcagaCTGAGACAGTGAATGTTGCCAAAGACGCAGTGTCTAAAGAGTACCCAGGAAcggaggaagaaaaaaaatttactgcaaTACCCCCGCGTTATTACTTTGAAAAAGCCATGGAAATTTCCAGACAAACTGAAGCTCCGACGTCGGTCGTTACTCAGGGCGACTCTTGGGCAGCGAATTTCATGCTACGACTTGATTCCAAAGACCCCAAGGACCCACCGGCTATTTTGCTGGACTTTCAATTAGCAAGATGTTCTAGTCCAGTTACAGATATCGCGTATTTTTTGTACACTAGTACCGATAAACAAACTCGTGATAATCAATTTCAAGAACTTCTCAAGTTTTATCACAGAAATCTAATCGATACAATTTTATCTCTGGGTTCTAAAGCTGATTTGTATCCTtgggatttatttttacaagaggtttgtttttttttcaaaggatacacaaaaaaaaaggattttttggcataatttgtaattaaatttaattctataatcttatggaaaattaattttctaggTCAAGGAAAAATTTGTCCTTGGATTTGGATTTTCAATAGAAGCTTTGCCAGTGATGACAATGGACGCATCAGAAGCATTCGATATCGAAGACATTGAAGGCACTGACGCCATaagtatttcaaaagtttGGAAAGTTAAGCCGATAACGTGCGAAAAACAACGTAAGCGCGTTGCTGACGCTATGGTTCATGCGCTTCATCAaggatttatttaataactaattaattaattatcaattagcAAATgctaaaaattacattttacttgatatttcaaatcaataaagtcactaatttttttttgataacacTCATGATAagatttcataatttttagtaaataaagataaatattttatcaaactatTTAATTGCATTGTctcattatttatctttattatcaaGCAACTGCTGATACTGTTCCTACAAAAACGCGGcatcaattgaaattttgattaataagCAGCTTTATTGTTAgtggttttgttttttaattttaaattttaccgcTTCATTATTGAGCGCCAGTGTCATCGAAAATAGTGACGTGTATTGAGGGTGTAACGAGTtacgattaaatatttattttgtttgtttagaAGGCCCAATTATTAACAAGGTACCGATTACtgacaaaaaatcaaaaataataaaatttgaaaaatagaaaatttttttaaaaaaaaaaatctaataattttataaaaaatttaagatctaCATAAATCTAAATAGATCTCAGAAAAtggatcaaaaatttattgattaaaaaatcgatttaaattagagatcttagaattttgattttttaattatttgtgttaaatatcatatatgttttatatattttaccaaTAATAGTGTTAAATTTTGGGATTTTTGaccttaaaaataatgaaattttgaatttttagttaatcgaagatttaattttaagaacaAGTCAATAATTTTGCGGGAAAATGACTAAAGACAAggagattttaaaaagtattagcAAACTATTTACGGAAAAAACATTGGAAAATGTTGTAAGAAAAGCAACCGGCGAAAATGACATCGAAATAATTGATTGGAAAAGCGAGGAAGCTTCTGCGAAAGGTGACAGCTATTTGTCAACGGTAACGAGGATAACAATCGAAGCGATTGTCAATAATAAGaagaatgattttaaaattgtcgtCAAATCCTTGCCGGAAAATTTGGTCCGCAGGAAAACTTTCCGCAGCACGGAATTTTTCAGAAACGAGATAACATTTTATTCAAAggtattgtaattaaattattgtcggTATCGAGTGTCTTCTGAATTGATTGGAAcagttgatttaattaaaattttcaggccATGCCATTGTTCAGGTCGTTTTTAGAACCCAGAAAGCAGAACCATTTGCTGTTGGTGCCCGAGTGCTACGCGTATGAGCTCGATGGGGAAAATGATTTCATTGTACTGGAGGATGTGACGGTTAGGAATTTCGGACCCGCTTCGAGGAAAAGTACTTTGAGTATCGAGGAATTTAAGTTGATACTAAAAGCAATGGCGAGATTCCATGGGGTTTCTTTTGCGTGCAAAgctgatgatgaaaaaaagttttatgatgTTGCGGATTTGTTGAAGGAAACTTATTTCAGTGATGATCATTGGGACTGGTATAAAACTTTTcaggtaaaattttaataattttatagatttttaatgaataagtttttaaaagttttctagtcaatttcaaaaataatcgggtcaattttaaaattttccaaaatattcaaatcagtgttggaatttttttgaaatcttctagtcaattttagaaatgatctagtaaatttttttattttccaaaatattctGATTAGTGTTGGAATTATCCAAAATATTCTAACCAGtgttggaattttaaaaaactttctagtcaattttgaaatattttcttttataaaatgt includes:
- the LOC103570825 gene encoding uncharacterized LOC103570825 codes for the protein MDLAEVISSKFSEENFKNILSKATNNVNVSLTGWKFEAGSAKGDNYLSVVHRVQIDGLADGKKIQTKVIIKTLPRNVATRKTFRSAEFFENEINFYSKVIPLMKEFLESKNLKHLLPVPQCWDFYFDGDNDFIVLEDITTRGYGHVARQDPWKPQDIQVILKTLGQFHGISFALKDQCPDVFAKIPKILKECFYGTEEHWAWYEEYYTETVNVAKDAVSKEYPGTEEEKKFTAIPPRYYFEKAMEISRQTEAPTSVVTQGDSWAANFMLRLDSKDPKDPPAILLDFQLARCSSPVTDIAYFLYTSTDKQTRDNQFQELLKFYHRNLIDTILSLGSKADLYPWDLFLQEVKEKFVLGFGFSIEALPVMTMDASEAFDIEDIEGTDAISISKVWKVKPITCEKQRKRVADAMVHALHQGFI
- the LOC103570824 gene encoding uncharacterized LOC103570824; translated protein: MTKDKEILKSISKLFTEKTLENVVRKATGENDIEIIDWKSEEASAKGDSYLSTVTRITIEAIVNNKKNDFKIVVKSLPENLVRRKTFRSTEFFRNEITFYSKAMPLFRSFLEPRKQNHLLLVPECYAYELDGENDFIVLEDVTVRNFGPASRKSTLSIEEFKLILKAMARFHGVSFACKADDEKKFYDVADLLKETYFSDDHWDWYKTFQKVAINIAKDAMEKEYPGTEEQTKFSRIQGTELWKKSVQVCGQTRTPSSIINQGDAWAPNFLMRTTETGEKEALLLDFQLARCTGPVADLSFFIYSCSDAKLRETEFDNLLEFYYEHLSATIKTLGGDPHKIYSREMFFKQVQSEFGHGLNFCLESIPLSTLEENELFDLDGIKGDAVDLADVWKLKPIKNQENRKRLADVIMHAMKRNFI